The Leptodactylus fuscus isolate aLepFus1 unplaced genomic scaffold, aLepFus1.hap2 HAP2_SCAFFOLD_389, whole genome shotgun sequence sequence cacagggtgtaatataaccgtatagtatataatatgacatatcacagggtgtaatataacagtgtagtgtataatatgacatatcacagggtgtaatataaccgtatagtatataatatgacatatcacagggtgtaatataacagtgtagtgtatagtatgacatatcacagggtgtaatataacagtgtagtgtataatatgacatatcacggggtgtaatatacagtttAGGTGTGATATATTGCGGTATCGGTGagtgtgaggggtctcttacctGCTTTGTGGTTCGCTCTCTTGTGGTGACACGAGTACTTCCCCAGCTCTCACCACTGCTCAGTTTCGTTTCTCTTCGCCCCTCCTAATTTCTGGTGCCAAATCCCTGTTGTAGCCTGAAGTTACACAGAGTGAGGAGCCAGAACCCAGAGCGGCAGAGACATCAACTGTCctgtaccccctccccccaccactgTATCTCCCCCCACCAGTGTGCTCCTCCTCCCCAAGACCAATGTGGTGATGATTTATCTGGGGATGACCTTGTCACTGCTACCCTGTCCTAAGTCACTAGGTTTGTCTTCTCTTTATTCTTATTTCTCTTCCATTTTCTTCTCCACCTTCTGGTTCTTCTTTTTTTCCGTCTTCTGTAGATTCttcttcattgtcttctccacctTCTTCTTTAGATTCTCCTTTGTCTTCTCCACTTTCTTCTGATTCTTCTTTTTTCCATCTTCTGTAGATTCTCCGTCATCTTCTCCACCTTCTTCTGTAGATTCTCCTTCTTCGTCTTCTCCACCTCCTTCTGGTTCTTCTCTTTTCTTCCATCTTCTGTAGATTCTCCTTCTTTGTCTTCTCCACCTCCTTCTGGTTCTTCTCTTTTCTTTCATCTTCTGTAGATTCTCCTTCTTCGTCTTCTCCACCTTCTTCTGTAGATTCTCCTTCTTTGTCTTCTCCACCTCCTTCTGGTTCTTCTCTTTTCTTTCATCTTCTGTAGATTCTCCTTCTTCGTCTTCTCCACCTTCTTCTGTAGATTCTCCTTCTTTGTCTTCTCCACCTCCTTCTGGTTCTTCTCTTTTCTTTCATCTTCTGTAGATTCTCCTTCTTTGTCTTCTCCACCTCcttctggttcttctccttccttccaTCTTCTGTAGATTCTCCTGCTGAGGACAACTAAGTTTCCTGCAGACGTTGATCCTACAAGAGGGCAGGAaggatctgtgcctggtgtccgGTGGTCAGTATGTAGTGGGCACATGACGTTCCTCCCATACGTGACCATTAGGCCGGAGTCAGAACCTGAATAGACAGGACCTTCGAGGACTTCTTGTACCTGCAGGGTCTTCTTGCTCGGAGGACTGGGGAGTATGTTGGGCGCTCCTCTTGTCTAGGGGGCTGAAGATGGACCACATCATTGTTTGGTTCTTAGAGCACTTCATAACTTTCAATGGAAAAGCTAAAGGGATCGATGGGTtaatatgttaaagggatcctggtCCTATTTATGGCCAGATCCCTTATAGAGCACCGGTGAGCCCCCTATGGTAGATGGTCTCCATATGGTGAACATCTCTCTCATTTTGGGATGGGCACCCTGTGACCTCAGGGAACATAACAGAAGAAGCCTCAAATATTCTACACCTCATCCACTCTAGTAACGGGACACATGGCGATGCTTCAAGGAGGTCAGAGAACGGGATGGACACAGGACAATAAGGATCTTCAATGAGACACAACTTTATTAGTGAATTACGAGCACAGACAGAAGTTCCTGGGGGGGACGGTGAGGTCTATGGTGGGATCTTCAGAGGACAGACCTTAATAGTCATCGTATATGGGTCCTATACAAGTGGTGTGGGCTCTAGTCTAGACGTTCTCCACCATGATAACTCTATCTCAGAAGATCACAATCAAGTGTTCTTCTGGTGGATCATCTACTTGTCCTAGTATGTTGGTTGAGGATAACTTTGGAAAGCTGGAGGATTTATAACGGCGGTGGTCTGGGCGGTCATGAAGGTCACTGGCTGCTTGTGTTTCTTGATCTCACGAGCCATCTGGCACCAGGAGCAGGAGAAACAACAGTAGAGCATGCAGCAGTCATCACAGATGGAGCCCTGGATGGAGAGAAGTCAGAAGACATGATATCTGGTGTAGGTATAGATCTGAGACATCATGAGATCATTGCTGGACCAGGTCTACTCCACCACTAGACAACCTATCCAGGCCAGGCCACCATGACATTGACTATACTCACTCTGATCCGATATCGTTCCCGGACAGCAGCCCGCATAGCCAAGGAGACTGGAGCGCAGGATACACTTGTACCTGAGTAGGCAAGACACCCAGGATCCAGGAGCGGAAGGCAGAGGCATTCTCCAAAATCACTGACCGTCTTACACTGGAAGCATGGCAAACACCAGAAGGCACAGCAGCCTGGAGTCGGGGGAGAGAGACATTCAGTGCGAGGTTCTGTACCCAAACTACAAAGATTTAACCATGAACTCCACCCTGCACTGGACCCAACCCAAAAGTGTCCTGGCCAATGCCATCCAGGGATGTCAGGAGTATAGAAACTGGAAGGAAGCCCCAGATACCCCAACCAACCGGACAACCGAGGATGGAGACCTTCACTTTACCAAGAGGTTGTCCAAGGATGACCCTATAAAACTTACATACGCCCATGTCCTCGCAGCAGTCACAGACGCCCGAGCTCCATCCATTGGTGCCCACTTGGGAGAGTGAAATCACTTGGCCAACTGGCATGGGCTGCACTGCCATCGGGTGCATTGGGACGCTCTGCATGATCTTACCAAAGAGAAGAAAGTGAGAGAAAAACATCCTACGATAGAGAGTAATCCAAGTGAAGGTGCGACTCCACATCTGAGAACATCAGTCTACTCGTCGCTAAGTGGTGACCCCGAAATGTTATCTGATAGGGGTGCAAAGCCCCGCAGCAATCCCACAGAAACCGAGGCACAACCTGTGTGGTTACTGTCACTGACAAGTGTTATGGTTATGTCTCCAGTCGAGGTGCACAGCGCAACGTATCACTCACAATGGGAGGGGGCAATGAAACCGAGGAACAGTTAGTCTGTAGAGGTCTAATGGGCAGATTGTGCTCCAAGATGGC is a genomic window containing:
- the LOC142188169 gene encoding cornifelin homolog; protein product: MQSVPMHPMAVQPMPVGQVISLSQVGTNGWSSGVCDCCEDMGVCCCAFWCLPCFQCKTVSDFGECLCLPLLDPGCLAYSGTSVSCAPVSLAMRAAVRERYRIRGSICDDCCMLYCCFSCSWCQMAREIKKHKQPVTFMTAQTTAVINPPAFQSYPQPTY